Proteins from a single region of Dehalococcoidia bacterium:
- a CDS encoding flavodoxin-dependent (E)-4-hydroxy-3-methylbut-2-enyl-diphosphate synthase, translated as MYPRRVSKAIHIGSVTVGGGAPVSVQSMTKTDTRDASATIRQIKELEEYGCEIIRVAVPDLQAAEALPAIKRGIGIPLIADIHFDYRLALASLEAGVDGLRLNPGNISEPDRVVAIVKAAKARQVPIRIGVNAGSLPKTERIDLTIPQRMVEAALHHIKLLEDLDFDLIKVSLKAFDVPTTIEAYTDIATKIPYPLHLGITEAGTPRTGIIRSAAGIGTLLYLGLGDTIRVSLTTHPREEVITGYEILKSLDLRQHGPVLISCPTCGRCEVDVIDLAGKVEQALQTIKKPIRVAVMGCVVNGPGEAKDADIGVACGKGKAVLFKKGEQVATLEEADILETLMREIERF; from the coding sequence ATGTATCCGCGACGAGTATCTAAGGCCATCCATATCGGCAGCGTGACCGTGGGTGGAGGCGCGCCCGTCAGCGTGCAGTCCATGACCAAGACCGACACGCGCGACGCTTCTGCCACCATCCGCCAGATAAAAGAGCTGGAGGAATACGGCTGCGAGATAATCCGCGTGGCCGTACCGGACTTGCAGGCTGCCGAAGCGCTGCCAGCCATCAAACGAGGCATCGGCATTCCACTCATTGCCGACATCCATTTCGACTACCGTCTAGCACTCGCATCGCTGGAGGCAGGAGTGGACGGCCTGCGGCTCAACCCCGGCAACATTTCGGAGCCGGACAGGGTGGTTGCCATCGTCAAAGCAGCTAAAGCGAGGCAGGTGCCCATCCGCATCGGCGTCAACGCGGGCTCTCTGCCGAAAACGGAAAGGATTGACCTCACCATCCCGCAGCGCATGGTCGAGGCTGCCCTGCACCACATCAAGTTGCTCGAAGACCTGGACTTCGACCTGATAAAGGTCTCGCTGAAGGCTTTCGACGTGCCCACCACCATTGAGGCCTATACAGACATCGCGACTAAAATTCCTTATCCGTTGCACCTCGGCATAACCGAGGCGGGCACGCCCAGGACGGGCATCATCAGGAGCGCCGCCGGCATCGGCACACTGCTGTATCTGGGGCTTGGCGATACTATCCGCGTTTCGCTCACCACCCACCCTCGCGAGGAGGTTATCACAGGCTACGAAATCCTCAAGAGTCTGGACCTCAGGCAGCACGGCCCGGTGCTGATAAGCTGCCCCACCTGCGGGCGCTGCGAGGTGGATGTCATAGACCTGGCGGGGAAAGTGGAGCAGGCGCTCCAGACGATTAAGAAGCCCATCCGCGTGGCCGTCATGGGCTGCGTGGTCAACGGCCCCGGCGAGGCCAAAGACGCCGACATCGGCGTGGCCTGCGGCAAGGGCAAGGCCGTGCTGTTCAAGAAGGGCGAGCAGGTGGCCACGCTTGAGGAGGCCGATATACTGGAAACACTGATGCGCGAAATAGAAAGGTTTTAA